From Priestia aryabhattai, one genomic window encodes:
- a CDS encoding Glu/Leu/Phe/Val family dehydrogenase, whose product MQDSKNSQEEKHDVLKSTQTVIHKALEKLGYPDEVYELLKEPLRMMTVKIPVRMDDGSVKIFTGHRAQHNDAVGPTKGGIRFHPNVTEKEVKALSIWMSLKCGIVDLPYGGGKGGIVCDPRNMSFGELERLSRGYVRAISQIVGPTKDIPAPDVFTNSQIMAWMMDEYSRIDEFNSPGFITGKPLVLGGSHGRETATAKGVTICIREAAKKRGIELQGARVVVQGFGNAGSFLAKFMHDAGAKIVGISDAYGALHDPNGLDIDYLLDRRDSFGTVTKLFNNTISNKELLELDCDILVPAAIENQITEENAHNIQANIVVEAANGPTTLEATRILSERGILLVPDVLASAGGVTVSYFEWVQNNQGYYWTEEEVEEKLEKVMVKSFNNIYETSTTRKVDMRLAAYMIGVRKMAEGSRFRGWI is encoded by the coding sequence ATGCAAGACAGTAAAAATAGTCAAGAAGAAAAGCATGATGTTTTAAAATCTACACAAACAGTGATACATAAAGCGTTAGAAAAACTAGGCTATCCTGATGAAGTGTATGAACTATTAAAAGAGCCATTACGAATGATGACAGTAAAAATTCCTGTTCGTATGGATGACGGATCAGTTAAGATTTTTACAGGTCACCGAGCGCAGCATAACGATGCAGTTGGTCCTACGAAAGGTGGAATTCGTTTTCACCCAAACGTAACTGAAAAAGAAGTAAAAGCTCTATCTATATGGATGAGTTTAAAATGTGGAATCGTTGACCTTCCTTACGGTGGAGGAAAAGGTGGAATTGTTTGTGATCCTCGAAATATGTCTTTTGGAGAATTAGAACGTTTAAGCCGCGGATATGTTCGGGCGATTAGCCAAATTGTTGGACCAACAAAGGATATTCCAGCGCCGGATGTGTTTACAAATTCACAAATTATGGCTTGGATGATGGATGAATACAGCCGTATTGATGAATTTAATTCACCGGGCTTTATTACTGGAAAGCCACTTGTCTTAGGTGGTTCGCATGGCCGTGAAACAGCGACTGCAAAAGGAGTAACTATTTGTATTCGTGAAGCAGCGAAAAAACGAGGCATTGAATTACAAGGTGCACGGGTAGTAGTACAAGGGTTTGGAAATGCAGGAAGCTTTTTAGCTAAGTTCATGCACGATGCTGGCGCTAAAATTGTAGGGATATCCGATGCATACGGAGCGCTGCATGATCCTAATGGTTTAGACATTGATTATTTATTAGATCGACGTGATAGCTTTGGCACAGTAACGAAATTATTCAATAATACAATTAGCAACAAAGAACTGCTGGAACTTGACTGTGACATCCTAGTCCCAGCTGCGATTGAAAATCAAATTACAGAAGAAAATGCCCATAACATTCAAGCGAATATTGTTGTAGAAGCAGCAAATGGACCAACAACTCTTGAAGCAACGCGCATCTTGTCAGAGAGAGGAATTTTATTAGTTCCAGACGTTTTGGCAAGTGCTGGCGGTGTAACAGTATCTTATTTTGAATGGGTGCAAAATAATCAAGGTTATTATTGGACGGAAGAAGAAGTAGAAGAAAAGCTTGAAAAAGTAATGGTTAAATCATTTAATAACATCTATGAAACCTCTACAACTCGAAAAGTCGACATGCGTCTAGCTGCTTATATGATAGGCGTAAGAAAAATGGCAGAAGGCTCTCGTTTCAGAGGCTGGATTTAA
- a CDS encoding YpdA family putative bacillithiol disulfide reductase: MKKEKVIIVGGGPCGLSAAIELQHTGIDALVIEKGNIVNAIYNYPTHQTFFSSSEKLEIGDVPFITENRKPVRNQALAYYREVVKRKQVRIQPFERVLQVDKQAKNQFIVTTSKETYEAENVIIATGYYDHPNYMNVPGEDLSKVFHYFKEAHPYFDKDVVVIGGKNSSVDAALELVKCDARVTVIYRGSDYSPSVKPWILPEFEALVRNGTIQMHFNAHVTKITDETVTYEQAGKESTISNDFVFAMTGYHPDHSFLTKMGVELDDETGRPSFNEETMETNVEGIYIAGVIAAGNNANEIFIENGRFHGKSIASHIINKNNA, translated from the coding sequence ATGAAGAAAGAAAAAGTAATTATTGTTGGCGGAGGACCATGCGGCCTTTCAGCAGCTATTGAGCTTCAACATACAGGTATTGATGCCCTTGTAATTGAAAAAGGGAATATCGTGAATGCAATTTATAACTATCCGACACACCAAACGTTTTTTAGTTCCAGTGAAAAACTAGAAATTGGGGATGTCCCTTTCATTACAGAAAATCGTAAGCCTGTGCGCAATCAAGCTCTCGCTTACTACCGAGAAGTGGTGAAGCGCAAGCAAGTTCGAATTCAGCCGTTTGAACGTGTCTTGCAAGTAGACAAACAAGCGAAAAATCAATTTATTGTCACAACATCTAAAGAGACATACGAAGCGGAGAATGTCATTATAGCTACGGGCTATTACGATCATCCTAATTACATGAATGTTCCTGGTGAGGATTTATCAAAGGTATTTCATTATTTCAAAGAAGCTCATCCGTACTTTGATAAAGATGTAGTCGTCATAGGCGGAAAAAACTCTAGCGTCGATGCAGCTCTAGAATTAGTGAAATGTGATGCAAGGGTGACGGTTATTTATCGTGGCTCAGATTACTCCCCTAGCGTAAAACCTTGGATATTGCCTGAATTTGAAGCGCTGGTGCGAAATGGAACGATTCAGATGCATTTTAATGCTCATGTAACAAAGATAACCGATGAAACGGTAACATATGAGCAGGCAGGGAAAGAATCTACGATTAGTAACGATTTCGTTTTTGCTATGACGGGCTATCACCCTGATCACTCGTTTTTAACAAAAATGGGGGTGGAATTAGATGATGAAACAGGCCGCCCTTCTTTTAACGAAGAGACGATGGAAACAAACGTGGAAGGAATTTATATCGCCGGTGTGATTGCTGCAGGAAATAATGCTAATGAAATCTTTATTGAAAATGGACGGTTTCATGGAAAATCAATAGCTTCTCATATTATCAACAAAAACAACGCATAG
- a CDS encoding genetic competence negative regulator, with product MRLERLNYNKLKVFLTYDDLKERGLTKEDLWTDTFKVKQLFREMIEQASQELNFEPTNSLSVEVFSLQAQGMVVFVTKQYEEETSYGEFDEDEFEDFIEMQVMLDESEDMFFEFDSFEDIIQLTKRMSNFYDTDSVLYSFEKRFYVLLDYHMLSPAEVGNMIAVLAEYGNPSTITKHRVNEYGKMLVEKRALEYINSIFS from the coding sequence ATGAGGCTTGAACGATTAAACTATAATAAGCTAAAAGTTTTTTTGACCTACGATGATTTAAAAGAAAGAGGGTTAACAAAAGAAGACCTATGGACAGATACATTCAAAGTAAAACAGCTCTTTCGTGAGATGATAGAGCAAGCTTCTCAAGAACTGAACTTTGAACCCACAAATTCTCTTTCGGTAGAAGTTTTTTCACTTCAAGCACAGGGAATGGTTGTATTTGTGACAAAGCAGTATGAAGAAGAAACCAGCTATGGTGAGTTCGATGAAGACGAGTTCGAGGACTTCATTGAAATGCAGGTCATGCTAGATGAAAGCGAAGACATGTTTTTTGAGTTTGATTCATTTGAAGATATCATTCAGCTGACCAAACGCATGTCAAACTTTTACGATACGGATAGTGTGCTCTATTCATTCGAAAAACGTTTTTACGTGCTGTTAGATTATCACATGCTGTCACCAGCTGAAGTTGGGAATATGATTGCGGTTTTGGCGGAGTATGGAAATCCCTCTACAATTACAAAGCACCGCGTAAATGAATATGGGAAAATGTTAGTAGAAAAGAGAGCTTTGGAGTATATTAACTCTATCTTTTCTTAA
- a CDS encoding asparaginase, whose protein sequence is MKTVYILHTGGTISMKEDMATGSVTPDIQNPLHRSTSSVSGMANVIVEEAFHLPSPHITPNEMLILSKKIRDKINEGKIDAVVLTHGTDTLEETAYFLDLTVHTDIPIVLTGAMRSSNEIGSDGPYNFISAVRVAISDGTKGKGVLVVMNDEIHTAENVTKTHTSNVATFQSPQYGPIGLITKRGVSFHHMPTEHEFYPVNQIDKQITLLKAYAGMDDQLFQAAASMNVDGLVIEALGQGNLPPLTLPGIQLLLQRKIPIVLVSRCFNGIAQDVYGYEGGGKQLKEMGVIFSNGLNGPKARIKLLVALQVTTNHDELQQLFNH, encoded by the coding sequence ATGAAAACTGTTTATATTCTTCACACCGGCGGCACAATCTCTATGAAAGAAGACATGGCAACTGGATCGGTAACACCAGATATTCAAAATCCGCTTCACCGCTCAACATCATCTGTTTCAGGTATGGCCAATGTAATCGTAGAAGAAGCATTTCATCTGCCTTCTCCTCACATTACTCCTAATGAAATGCTTATACTTTCAAAAAAAATACGCGATAAAATTAATGAGGGCAAAATTGATGCAGTCGTGTTAACCCACGGTACGGACACGCTGGAAGAAACCGCTTATTTTTTAGATTTAACAGTGCATACAGATATTCCAATTGTCTTAACTGGAGCCATGAGATCAAGCAATGAGATTGGTTCAGACGGTCCTTATAATTTTATATCTGCGGTTCGGGTAGCTATTAGTGACGGTACAAAAGGAAAAGGCGTCTTAGTTGTGATGAACGATGAAATTCATACAGCAGAAAATGTGACTAAGACCCACACAAGCAACGTGGCAACATTTCAAAGCCCTCAGTACGGTCCAATAGGATTAATCACAAAACGCGGCGTATCTTTTCACCACATGCCTACAGAACACGAATTTTATCCTGTCAATCAGATAGATAAACAAATCACTTTATTAAAAGCTTATGCAGGAATGGACGATCAGTTATTTCAGGCAGCGGCTTCAATGAATGTTGATGGACTTGTAATTGAAGCCCTTGGCCAAGGAAATCTCCCTCCCCTTACACTTCCGGGAATTCAATTGCTTTTACAGCGAAAGATACCCATCGTGCTCGTTTCTCGCTGTTTTAATGGAATTGCTCAAGATGTATATGGATATGAAGGCGGTGGCAAGCAGTTAAAAGAGATGGGCGTTATTTTTTCAAATGGCCTCAATGGTCCTAAAGCACGCATTAAACTGTTAGTTGCTCTACAAGTAACAACGAATCATGATGAATTGCAGCAGCTATTTAATCATTAG